From the Bacteroidia bacterium genome, one window contains:
- a CDS encoding peptidoglycan-binding domain-containing protein — protein MQKTHYKKELTINGILKNGESGNEVKKVQEWLNLWRYIKPEWLSIISIDGDYGAQTKSAVMEFQQIHGLETDGIAGPVTFGMLSSPLRNAFESIAGSSDLRALIVSYAKQHLRNIPRELNSRNEGPWVRAYMDGNEGAPWAWCMGFVQTILDQACNSVNQNFTAIMPHSYSCDVVGSHGLSRNSLLRNEKIRNNPSQVQPGDIFLNVRTPHDWVHTGIITGIQGDWFHTIEGNTNDEGSREGFEVCKRMRNFMNHNMDVFKVN, from the coding sequence ATGCAAAAAACTCATTATAAGAAGGAACTGACAATCAATGGGATCCTCAAAAACGGAGAGAGCGGCAACGAAGTGAAAAAAGTGCAAGAATGGCTGAACCTGTGGCGATATATAAAGCCGGAGTGGCTCAGCATAATCAGCATTGATGGTGACTATGGCGCCCAAACCAAATCAGCCGTAATGGAATTTCAGCAAATACACGGTCTTGAAACGGATGGTATTGCAGGGCCAGTCACTTTTGGTATGTTATCGAGTCCGTTGCGCAATGCTTTTGAGTCCATAGCGGGTTCTTCTGACCTGCGCGCACTGATCGTGTCTTATGCAAAGCAGCACCTCAGGAATATACCCCGCGAGTTAAACAGCAGGAACGAAGGCCCGTGGGTTCGAGCTTATATGGACGGAAATGAAGGGGCACCCTGGGCATGGTGCATGGGATTCGTGCAAACTATTCTGGACCAGGCATGCAACTCCGTTAATCAGAACTTTACGGCCATTATGCCACATTCCTATAGCTGCGATGTGGTAGGCAGCCACGGTCTTTCCAGGAACTCATTATTGCGAAATGAAAAAATACGAAACAATCCATCTCAGGTTCAGCCCGGAGATATATTCCTGAATGTTCGTACGCCCCATGATTGGGTTCATACCGGCATCATCACCGGCATTCAGGGAGACTGGTTCCACACCATAGAAGGAAATACCAATGATGAGGGTTCAAGGGAGGGATTCGAGGTTTGTAAAAGAATGCGCAACTTTATGAACCACAATATGGATGTTTTTAAAGTAAACTGA